From Trichoderma atroviride chromosome 1, complete sequence, one genomic window encodes:
- a CDS encoding uncharacterized protein (EggNog:ENOG41): MNIDDDAPPELVDVSGGIQNSGEGVSVKVPITIVTGYLGAGKTTLLNYILTAQHGKKIAVIMNEFGDSVDIEKSLTVSQGDNRVEEWLEVGNGCLCCSVKDTGVNAIESLMEKKGAFDYILLETTGLADPGNIAPLFWVDDGLGSTIYLDGVVTLVDAKNILYSLDDTKGKIEDHNEHDHHGPLMTTAHVQISHADVIVLNKADLVSEDDLRRVRERIESINGAARIHVTQRSEVPELEGFLLDLHAYDQFNVEEAKNKGHSHLDPTISTVSIPVPALRPEQLQDVDRWLRAILWDHKLSGTENNVEFEIHRSKGRLVFNNGEVKLLQGVREIFEIMDAPNGAEITATEGKIILIGRGVQGIDFESDFRQAITTSS; encoded by the exons ATGAACATTGACGACGATGCCCCTCCGGAGCTGGTTGACGTTAGTGGTGGGATTCAGAACTCTGGGGAGGGCGTCAGTGTAAAAGTACCCATAACCATTGTGACAG GATATCTCGGCGCTGGCAAGACGACGCTATTGAATTACATACTTACAGCCCAGCATGGCAAAAAGATTGCCGTCATCATGAATG AATTTGGAGATT CTGTGGACATTGAAAAGTCTCTCACAGTGAGCCAGGGCGACAATAGAGTAGAAGAGTGGCTTGAAGTTGGAAACGGCTGCCTATGTTGCTCTGTCAA GGATACCGGTGTAAATGCCATCGAATCTctgatggaaaagaagggagCTTTCGACTACATTTTACTTGAAACAACCGGACTGGCAGACCCCGGCAATATTGCACCTCTTTTCTGggttgatgatggccttggcagcaCAATATACCTCGATGGAGTGGTGACTCTGGTGGACGCAAAGAATATCCTATACAGCCTTGACGACACGAAGGGAAAAATCGAGGATCATAACGAACATGACCATCACGGCCCTTTGATGACAACAGCTCATGTGCAGATTTCGCACGCCGATGTTATTGTTTTAAACAAGGCGGATTTAGTCAGCGAAGACGATCTGAGAAGAGTCAGAGAGCGGATCGAGTCCATCAACGGAGCTGCGAGAATACATGTGACGCAGAGAAGCGAAGTGCCCGAATTAGAGGGATTCTTGCTAGATCTTCATGCATATGACCAGTTCAATGTGGAAGAAGCTAAGAACAAAGGCCACAGTCATCTAGATCCG ACGATATCGACTGTTTCCATACCAGTGCCAGCTCTGCGCCccgagcagctgcaagatgTCGACCGATGGCTACGAGCAATTCTCTGGGACCATAAGCTTTCAGGTACAGAAAACAATGTCGAGTTTGAGATTCACCGGTCCAAGGGCCGTCTTGTGTTTAACAATGGCGAGGTGAAGTTGCTACAAGGTGTTAGAGAAATATTCGAGATCATGGATGCTCCGAATGGCGCCGAAATTACTGCAACAGAGGGTAAGATTATTCTCATCGGTAGAGGGGTGCAGGGCATAGATTTCGAGTCGGATTTTAGACAGGCgattactactagtagttaG
- a CDS encoding uncharacterized protein (EggNog:ENOG41) yields the protein MSLAPSSPRLPSPPPPAEIQIGPNSPSGGPAATLATTEMEQSHIDANSSRRIHPGTKAADMAVGPPLVPLSELDSPFQLQEHLAALHYHSTASGTQPLTRESALQLAQPPNGIDRTLWLYELCRFLISQCNSLICGFLFDSPPCSANTCPEMRASEWQFLCAVHEQPKSCCAIDYCCHTLDWAANVVSDQKIFPSRFVVVNDVHSKNVGVKSLVNVFRRLHRIFAHAWFQHRSVFWAVEGQTGLYVFFKTVCDLYDLLPAENYKLPPEAEGLEAHPEFDVNASSRAQPPQILKPSASQTGASEGDEDGLHGSVNRTNTRRHIRSSPSTGSSVTTVMEAEEEDADGVSRRLRSMHLAGPDLVEEESESAEVPVIVEQSVIAGPPPPLLFSLSSEPGQDETGTTVFDLSDPGHQTSGVSESVVEITEDDVTSVIDTSDHHIVEEAKEEDKAQEASAETPSEGQTEGEIPILSEETHTSETPAEAAKEEEEKQTPEETPKEEVTAPEPAAEGDADAAKEENAQHEEK from the exons ATGTCTCTGGCGCCCAGCTCCCCTCGTTTGCccagcccgccgccgccagcagaaaTCCAGATAGGGCCAAATTCCCCATCGGGAGGCCCCGCGGCGACGTTGGCGACCACCGAGATGGAGCAGTCGCATATAGACGCCAATTCTTCTAGAAGGATACACCCGGGAACCAAAGCTGCAGACATGGCCGTTGGCCCTCCATTGGTGCCGCTGAGCGAG CTAGACTCGCCGTTTCAGCTACAAGAGCACCTCGCTGCTCTGCACTACCACAGCACCGCATCCGGCACTCAGCCGCTGACTCGCGAATCGGCTCTACAGCTCGCCCAGCCTCCGAATGGTATCGACCGCACCCTCTGGCTCTACGAGCTCTGCCGCTTCCTCATCTCGCAGTGCAACTCCCTCATCTGCGGCTTCCTCTTCGACAGCCCTCCATGCAGCGCAAACACCTGCCCCGAGATGCGCGCCTCCGAATGGCAGTTTCTCTGTGCCGTACACGAGCAACCTAAGAGCTGCTGTGCCATAGATTACTGCTGCCACACCCTCGACTGGGCCGCCAACGTCGTGTCGGACCAAAAGATCTTCCCAAGCCGCTTCGTCGTGGTCAACGACGTTCATAGCAAGAATGTCGGCGTCAAGAGCCTGGTCAACGTCTTCCGCAGGCTGCATCGCATCTTTGCGCACGCCTGGTTCCAGCACCGCAGCGTCTTTTGGGCTGTCGAAGGACAGACCGGCCTTTACGTCTTCTTCAAGACTGTGTGTGACTTGTACGACCTGCTGCCAGCTGAGAATTACAAACTGCCACCCGAAGCAGAGGGTCTCGAAGCCCACCCAGAGTTCGACGTaaacgccagcagcagagctCAACCACCTCAAATCTTGAAGCCCTCAGCTTCGCAGACCGGGGCAAGCGagggcgatgaagatggcttgcaCGGGTCTGTCAATCGTACAAACACCCGCAGGCACATCAGGAGCAGCCCATCCACCGGAAGCTCTGTAACAACCGTCAtggaagctgaagaagaagacgccgacgGGGTGTCTCGAAGGCTGAGAAGTATGCACCTAGCGGGTCCTGACCTCGTAGAGGAGGAATCCGAGTCCGCCGAAGTCCCCGTCATTGTCGAGCAATCAGTAATTGCTGGCCCTCCAccccctctcctcttctcgctGTCCTCGGAGCCTGGCCAAGATGAGACGGGCACCACCGTATTTGACCTGTCTGATCCCGGCCATCAAACGTCAGGGGTATCAGAAAGCGTCGTAGAAATTACAGAAGACGATGTCACCAGCGTCATTGATACTTCTGACCACCATATCGtcgaagaggccaaggaagaagacaaggctcAAGAGGCATCTGCTGAGACACCGAGTGAGGGACAAACAGAGGGCGAAATCCCAATCTTAAGTGAAGAAACACACACATCTGAAACTCCcgctgaagccgccaaagaagaagaagaaaaacaaacacCTGAAGAAACtcccaaagaagaagtcaCCGCTCCTGAACCCGCAGCGGAAGGGGACGCAGATGcggcaaaggaagaaaatgcTCAGCATGAGGAGAAATAA
- a CDS encoding uncharacterized protein (EggNog:ENOG41) — protein sequence MTTTMGDFYSQFLSTMTGADGYLPTSPDELNPGLNPGLNSGFMPGSVQHMPMRTPEIPSPYPPNSISEYFATYAEPAVPNPNPPPRAGKGRRRSTANQGGGNSDQVKHRRTRSGCYTCRSRRVKCDETRPICDRCSKGNRECSYPELPGTKGNFDRSAIKSKDGSSTIQCISPASSNEVEEDDLEQEAKLETIPDDVEPDGLLRRESMPVLPQVRRASAVSLNIASRSGRQASETPSQGNNESVSPANSNSTVATGSSALAGHSGLEGTTEYMRLPPDFQNYLQFFKKNMTNYHYGLAVDEDDFFKSELPMVAVTFEPLLNALVGFAAYHVTLQNPNGKLNDFLQYYNRSVVLLLRLLNREQTHNVHVLLTILQLATIEEYLGDWVNLMGHQKAAFEILTRIYTPQTAMQSPIGRMCLSWYARFDNIVALMGRFPTEIPREWFTTMVAFYQSQIASNPAELRWRIEDRSARLRLISYDMSDLYARGSRQQIDPSDYALEHSHLTAQLEGWKGSWDPALCDQKYVVTDFPWRRPLDPNDIVDPYRPGMLYEHPLFNNTIITMEWHSIVIMHKSQSPDMSPEQLFAELGGHAFAVCELFECMEHWPELPAGTLIAMQPCLAIAGLFLPHQPNHNMWLRQKFALLEAQGHINPITRRTKMAEIFGDPSCAHWWLPNDEGFTPVLQSIRGFADERNTRAMNSQQVNLREVKHLFDKLILE from the exons ATGACTACTACCATGGGTGATTTCTACAGCCAATTCCTTTCTACAATGACGGGAGCGGACGGCTACTTGCCTACGAGCCCCGACGAGCTGAACCCGGGCTTGAACCCGGGCTTGAACTCGGGCTTCATGCCTGGAAGTGTGCAGCATATGCCCATGAGGACCCCAGAGATACCTTCGCCGTATCCCCCTAATTCTATTTCTGAATATTTCGCTACGTATGCGGAGCCTGCTGTTCCTAATCCTAATCCTCCTCCCAGGGCGGGCAAAGGCCGGCGGCGATCGACCGCAAACCAAGGCGGCGGCAATTCGGACCAAGTGAAGCATCGGAGGACGCGTTCTGGCTGCTATACATGTCGAAGCCGCCGAGTCAAG TGTGACGAGACCCGGCCAATATGTGACC GTTGCAGCAAAGGAAACCGAGAATGCTCTTATCCTGAACTGCCAGGAACAAAAGGTAATTTTGACCGCTCTGCTATCAAGTCGAAAGACGGTTCATCTACTATTCAGTGTATAAGCCCCGCATCTTCTAAcgaggtggaagaagacgatctagagcaagaagcaaagctTGAGACGATCCCTGATGATGTCGAACCCGATGGATTACTACGCCGAGAATCAATGCCTGTCTTGCCACAGGTCCGAAGAGCAAGTGCAGTATCCCTCAACATCGCCTCGCGGAGCGGCCGTCAGGCTTCCGAAACGCCGTCACAGGGCAATAATGAAAGCGTTTCGCCCGCAAATTCGAATTCTACCGTAGCGACGGGAAGCTCGGCACTGGCTGGACATTCGGGGCTGGAAGGGACTACAGAATATATGCGTCTGCCGCCAGATTTTCAAAATTACCTCCAGTTCTTCAAAAAGAATATGACCAACTATCATTACGGCTTGGcggttgatgaagacgacttTTTCAAGTCTGAGTTACCCATGGTTGCGGTAACATTTGAGCCGTTGCTCAATGCGTTGGTTGGATTCGCTGCGTATCATGTCACTCTGCAAAATCCAAATGGAAAACTGAACGATTTCCTCCAATATTATAACAGAAGcgtcgtgctgctgctaaggCTTTTGAATAGGGAGCAGACGCACAATGTCCATGTGCTTTTGACAATTCTACAGCTCGCCACCATCGAG GAGTATCTGGGCGACTGGGTGAATCTCATGGGGCACCAGAAAGCTGCCTTTGAAATTCTTACTCGCATCTATACCCCGCAGACGGCGATGCAATCCCCCATAGGCCGAATGTGCCTCAGCTGGTACGCCCGATTTGATAACATAGTCGCCCTGATGGGTAGATTTCCCACGGAGATTCCCCGCGAGTGGTTCACCACCATGGTTGCGTTTTATCAAAGCCAGATAGCATCGAATCCCGCCGAATTACGTTGGAGGATTGAAGATCGATCCGCTCGTCTACGTCTCATCTCCTACGATATGTCTGACTTGTATGCTCGTGGAAGTCGACAGCAAATCGATCCATCAGATTACGCACTTGAGCACAGTCACTTGACGGCACAGCTCGAGGGATGGAAAGGAAGCTGGGATCCAGCTTTATGCGACCAAAAATACGTTGTTACTGATTTCCCTTGGCGGCGTCCCTTGGATCCTAACGACATTGTCGATCCGTACCGCCCAGGAATGCTCTATGAGCATCCTTTATTTAACAATACCATTATTACAATGGAATGGCACAGCATTGTTATAATGCACAAAAGCCAGTCGCCCGACATGTCTCCAGAACAGCTGTTTGCGGAATTAGGGGGCCATGCGTTTGCGGTGTGTGAGCTGTTCGAATGTATGGAGCATTGGCCAGAGCTGCCAGCGGGAACATTAATCGCGATGCAGCCCTGTCTTGCAATCgctggcctttttttgccaCATCAACCGAATCACAATATGTGGCTGCGACAGAAATTTGCGCTTTTGGAAGCTCAGGG ACATATCAATCCCATCACTCGCCGTACAAAGATGGCGGAGATCTTTGGAGATCCTTCATGTGCTCATTGGTGGCTACCAAACGACGAAGGCTTTACACCAGTACTTCAAAGTATACGAGGCTTCGCGGACGAACGAAACACTAGAGCGATGAATTCGCAGCAGGTCAACCTCCGCGAAGTGAAACACCTCTTCGACAAACTTATCCTTGAATGA
- a CDS encoding uncharacterized protein (EggNog:ENOG41~TransMembrane:1 (i7-34o)), with product MPSASEIIALFDSTAIALLLTTVVVFSIPVFILFPPIPVEHGDALQQTHSKVGIPASESSLRNQTSPEHNYQPDKVGKIQSLLIYPVKSCRGIEVTNSKIFAKGFEFDRLFTFARQKASRTVTSGEDAEQPNQPKKPQWEILTLRQVPLLANVQVDLWLPDASKTSRQLGRVGGRFIVVRFPWKDAGLRGTIQWISAKLSRGFSGIPEKEFMLSIDFPPPGEIKTRGYQYEDTRFFEGTVHALNLRNEVPPELARYLGVNVPTTIFMIDPAQRRQVFRNAPRKEDLGYQPMADFQDVYPLNVLSLTSVRALESKVQKDDGLKFLDARRFRPNIIVSGLKEYDEDDWRRIEFSQPSQGATAPRLKSQFDVSGRAVRCKLPNVDPATGIRHKVEPDNSLRKHRAIDGGAPGKGCFGMQLCPIFSSTDKPEDMELSLEVGMEIKVLERGQHWAL from the exons ATGCCGTCGGCCTCCGAAATTATTGCTTTGTTTGACTCTACCGCCAttgccctcctcctcacGACCGTGGTTGTTTTTTCTATTCCTGTATTTATACTGTTCCCGCCGATACCAGTGGAGCACGGGGATGCTCTACAACAAACGCACAGCAAAGTCGGCATACCAGCATCTGAGAGCAGCCTCAGGAACCAGACGTCACCCGAGCACAACTACCAACCGGACAAGGTTGGCAAGATACAAAGCTTATTGATCTACCCTGTCAAGTCATGTCGGGGCATTGAGGTGACGAACAGCAAAATCTTCGCCAAGGGATTTGAGTTTGATCGCCTTTTTACCTTTGCAAGGCAAAAGGCGAGCCGCACCGTGACATCaggagaagacgcagaaCAGCCAAATCAGCCAAAGAAGCCGCAGTGGGAAATCCTCACACTACGGCAAGTTCCGCTGCTAGCAAATGTTCAAGTCGATCTATGGCTCCCAGATGCAAGCAAGACCAGTCGCCAACTTGGCAGAGTAGGCGGCCGATTCATCGTTGTTAGATTTCCTTGGAAGGATGCTGGCTTGAGGGGCACGATCCAGTGGATATCTGCCAAACTGAGCCGCGGCTTCAGCGGCATCCCAGAAAAAGAGTTTATGCTATCCATTGATTTCCCACCCCCTGGCGAGATTAAGACCAGAGGCTACCAGTATGAGGATACGCGGTTCTTCGAGGGCACCGTTCATGCACTGAATCTGAGAAACGAGGTGCCCCCTGAGCTGGCTCGCTATCTGGGCGTCAACGTGCCAACAACCATCTTCATGATCGACCCAGCTCAGCGGAGGCAAGTCTTCAGAAACGCGCCTCGCAAAGAGGACCTTGGCTACCAGCCCATGGCCGACTTCCAGGATGTG TATCCACTGAATGTCCTTAGCCTGACGAGTGTCCGCGCATTGGAGTCCAAGGTGCAGAAAGACGACGGGCTCAAGTTCCTGGACGCGCGCCGTTTTCGCCCGAACATTATTG TTTCCGGTCTCAAAGAgtacgacgaggacgactgGCGACGCATTGAGTTCTCACAGCCTTCCCAAGGCGCCACGGCTCCGCGATTGAAGAGTCAATTTGACGTCTCAGGCCGCGCAGTTCG GTGCAAATTGCCAAATGTCGATCCAGCCACTGGGATTCGACACAAGGTGGAGCCTGATAATTCGCTCAGGAAGCACCGCGCAATTGACGGAGGCGCTCCCGGAAAGGGTTGCTTCGGGATGCAGCTGTGTCCCATATTTTCAAGTACAGACAAGCCAGAGGACATGGAGTTGTCACTAGAGGTGGGTATGGAGATTAAGGTTCTGGAACGGGGCCAGCACTGGGCTTTGTAA